The Triticum dicoccoides isolate Atlit2015 ecotype Zavitan chromosome 6A, WEW_v2.0, whole genome shotgun sequence genome has a window encoding:
- the LOC119316744 gene encoding high mobility group B protein 9-like isoform X2 has translation MSVADVAAAADKGKEKVEEPVPAARAAGGGNGRFMAYPARMAEHKSVVADAALFRAELEKLHAHMGTKLKVPIIGGKDLDLHQLFKEVTSRGGIDKVKAENRWREVTASFIFPATATNASFMLKKYYMSLLYHFEQLYFFGAQGWYQQESDPRSLPCIEVRAETQNTDKRKRATNASSDPALASDNVDVDVIIDGKFEHGYIVTVITGSKSTKAVLYNYSEEPALTTLAPTMPVNNTGSKGGRRRRQRRKKLSTTDPRHPKPNRSGYNFFFQDQHRKLKPDYPGQDRLISKMIGERWNNLSPEDKAVYQERGVQDKERYQSQLAAYREELRTGQPMSNPMPIIGNAPIQQTFPQTEVTIDEVDCKVSKGDMLLSNQRYNNSDEGVDSGGKLVEDEEFNTDTSREPSIDTTDSPGLLDPSADGDRFELRRRENPNKNEKQSTAPK, from the exons ATGTCCGTTGCGGATGTTGCCGCTGCGGCGGACAAAGGTAAGGAGAAGGTGGAGGAGCCTGTGCCCGCGGCGAGGGCAGCGGGGGGCGGAAATGGGAGGTTCATGGCGTACCCGGCGCGGATGGCGGAGCACAAAAGCGTGGTGGCGGACGCCGCCCTCTTCAGGGCTGAGCTCGAGAAGCTGCACGCGCACATGGGCACAAAACTCAA GGTGCCAATTATTGGTGGAAAAGACctggatcttcatcaactattTAAGGAAGTTACCTCACGAGGTGGCATTGATAAG GTCAAGGCAGAAAACAGATGGAGAGAAGTAACCGCGTCATTTATTTTCCCTGCAACTGCGACAAATGCTTCTTTTATGTTGAAAAAATACTATATGTCGCTGTTATACCATTTTGAACAGCTCTACTTCTTTGGAGCACAGGGCTGGTATCAACAAGAAAGTG ATCCCAGATCACTGCCTTGCATAGAAGTGAGAGCTGAAACACAAAACACTGACAAAAGAAAAAGGGCCACCAATGCCTCTTCAG ACCCAGCTTTGGCTTCTGATAATGTTGATGTGGATGTAATAATTGATGGCAAGTTTGAACATGGTTACATTGTAACTGTTATTACGGGATCAAAATCCACAAAAGCAGTCCTTTATAATTACAGTGAGGAACCTGCTCTTACAACTCTGGCACCTACTATGCCCGTAAACAACACTGGTTCGAAGGGTGGACGTAGGCGGAGGCAACGCAGGAAGAAGCTAAGTACAACAGACCCCAGACATCCCAAACCAAACAGGAGCGGCTATAATTTCTTTTTCCAAGACCAGCACAGAAAGCTAAAGCCAGATTATCCTGGCCAGGACAGGCTGATCAGTAAAATGATTGGTGAACGGTGGAACAATCTAAGCCCTGAAGACAAAGCT GTGTACCAAGAAAGAGGTGTACAGGACAAGGAGAGATACCAGTCTCAGTTGGCTGCTTATAGAGAAGAACTGAGAACAGGCCAGCCTATGAGCAATCCTATGCCTATTATCGGCAATGCACCTATCCAGCAGACATTTCCCCAGACAGAAGTAACTATTGATGAAGTGGACTGCAAGGTCAGTAAAGGAGATATGCTGCTGTCCAATCAAAGGTACAACAACAGTGACGAAGGTGTTGATTCAGGTGGAAAACTTGTTGAAGATGAAGAGTTCAACACGGATACATCTCGTGAGCCTAGCATTGATACCACTGATTCGCCTGGGCTGCTTGATCCTTCTGCTGATGGCGACCGGTTTGAACTTCGCAGGAGGGAGAACCCCAACAAAAATGAGAAACAGAGCACTGCACCTAAATAA
- the LOC119316744 gene encoding high mobility group B protein 9-like isoform X1: MRGDTRAAAEMSVADVAAAADKGKEKVEEPVPAARAAGGGNGRFMAYPARMAEHKSVVADAALFRAELEKLHAHMGTKLKVPIIGGKDLDLHQLFKEVTSRGGIDKVKAENRWREVTASFIFPATATNASFMLKKYYMSLLYHFEQLYFFGAQGWYQQESDPRSLPCIEVRAETQNTDKRKRATNASSDPALASDNVDVDVIIDGKFEHGYIVTVITGSKSTKAVLYNYSEEPALTTLAPTMPVNNTGSKGGRRRRQRRKKLSTTDPRHPKPNRSGYNFFFQDQHRKLKPDYPGQDRLISKMIGERWNNLSPEDKAVYQERGVQDKERYQSQLAAYREELRTGQPMSNPMPIIGNAPIQQTFPQTEVTIDEVDCKVSKGDMLLSNQRYNNSDEGVDSGGKLVEDEEFNTDTSREPSIDTTDSPGLLDPSADGDRFELRRRENPNKNEKQSTAPK, encoded by the exons ATGCGAG GGGATACCAGGGCAGCGGCGGAGATGTCCGTTGCGGATGTTGCCGCTGCGGCGGACAAAGGTAAGGAGAAGGTGGAGGAGCCTGTGCCCGCGGCGAGGGCAGCGGGGGGCGGAAATGGGAGGTTCATGGCGTACCCGGCGCGGATGGCGGAGCACAAAAGCGTGGTGGCGGACGCCGCCCTCTTCAGGGCTGAGCTCGAGAAGCTGCACGCGCACATGGGCACAAAACTCAA GGTGCCAATTATTGGTGGAAAAGACctggatcttcatcaactattTAAGGAAGTTACCTCACGAGGTGGCATTGATAAG GTCAAGGCAGAAAACAGATGGAGAGAAGTAACCGCGTCATTTATTTTCCCTGCAACTGCGACAAATGCTTCTTTTATGTTGAAAAAATACTATATGTCGCTGTTATACCATTTTGAACAGCTCTACTTCTTTGGAGCACAGGGCTGGTATCAACAAGAAAGTG ATCCCAGATCACTGCCTTGCATAGAAGTGAGAGCTGAAACACAAAACACTGACAAAAGAAAAAGGGCCACCAATGCCTCTTCAG ACCCAGCTTTGGCTTCTGATAATGTTGATGTGGATGTAATAATTGATGGCAAGTTTGAACATGGTTACATTGTAACTGTTATTACGGGATCAAAATCCACAAAAGCAGTCCTTTATAATTACAGTGAGGAACCTGCTCTTACAACTCTGGCACCTACTATGCCCGTAAACAACACTGGTTCGAAGGGTGGACGTAGGCGGAGGCAACGCAGGAAGAAGCTAAGTACAACAGACCCCAGACATCCCAAACCAAACAGGAGCGGCTATAATTTCTTTTTCCAAGACCAGCACAGAAAGCTAAAGCCAGATTATCCTGGCCAGGACAGGCTGATCAGTAAAATGATTGGTGAACGGTGGAACAATCTAAGCCCTGAAGACAAAGCT GTGTACCAAGAAAGAGGTGTACAGGACAAGGAGAGATACCAGTCTCAGTTGGCTGCTTATAGAGAAGAACTGAGAACAGGCCAGCCTATGAGCAATCCTATGCCTATTATCGGCAATGCACCTATCCAGCAGACATTTCCCCAGACAGAAGTAACTATTGATGAAGTGGACTGCAAGGTCAGTAAAGGAGATATGCTGCTGTCCAATCAAAGGTACAACAACAGTGACGAAGGTGTTGATTCAGGTGGAAAACTTGTTGAAGATGAAGAGTTCAACACGGATACATCTCGTGAGCCTAGCATTGATACCACTGATTCGCCTGGGCTGCTTGATCCTTCTGCTGATGGCGACCGGTTTGAACTTCGCAGGAGGGAGAACCCCAACAAAAATGAGAAACAGAGCACTGCACCTAAATAA